A single genomic interval of Oryzomonas sagensis harbors:
- a CDS encoding ABC transporter permease — MFTALGRWAVIRCSIVADIFLTLGRAGKNTLSFEGRAATRAVFLKQIYFTGLEASGIIMTIALILGTVIITQVVSLVGDNGFLTGKILVWVVLRELAPLLTAIVVIARSGTAIAAELGAMKINGEIESLEMMGIPSEHYLIFPRIAGVTISMVILTVYFVLTAFIGSFLIASVGWHVPYEQFIQGILTALGVKEVVVPLLKSVLFGLCTSATCCCFGLSVDRSVTEIPQVATKGVMFSLFVVFFMDALVTYISSL; from the coding sequence ATGTTCACCGCACTGGGCCGCTGGGCCGTCATACGTTGTTCCATCGTTGCGGATATTTTTCTCACCCTTGGGCGGGCGGGCAAGAACACTCTATCCTTCGAGGGACGAGCCGCAACCCGTGCGGTCTTCCTGAAGCAGATCTATTTCACCGGCCTGGAGGCCTCGGGCATCATCATGACCATCGCTCTGATCCTGGGCACCGTCATTATTACTCAGGTGGTCAGTCTGGTGGGGGATAACGGTTTTCTGACCGGAAAAATTTTGGTGTGGGTCGTGCTGCGGGAACTGGCGCCGCTCTTGACCGCCATCGTCGTCATTGCCCGAAGCGGAACGGCAATCGCCGCCGAGCTCGGCGCCATGAAGATCAACGGCGAAATCGAATCTCTGGAGATGATGGGGATTCCCAGCGAACACTACCTGATTTTTCCTCGCATCGCAGGAGTGACCATTTCGATGGTCATCCTGACCGTCTATTTTGTCCTGACGGCGTTTATCGGGAGCTTTCTGATCGCCTCCGTGGGCTGGCACGTCCCGTATGAGCAGTTCATCCAGGGAATTCTGACGGCACTCGGGGTTAAAGAGGTTGTGGTCCCTCTTCTCAAGAGCGTGCTCTTCGGCCTCTGCACCTCGGCCACCTGCTGTTGCTTCGGCCTCAGCGTTGACCGGAGCGTCACCGAGATCCCCCAGGTCGCCACCAAGGGGGTCATGTTCAGCCTGTTCGTCGTTTTTTTCATGGATGCCCTGGTTACCTACATTTCATCGTTGTAA
- a CDS encoding 3',5'-cyclic-nucleotide phosphodiesterase — translation MKLRVLGSAGAEFPGFRPPAFLVDDHLLLDAGTIGSVLTAEEQWGIRHIFITHAHLDHIRAIPALADNIIVQNLRQTVFVHAIPAVIAAMREHLFNGVIWPDFTSLPDRDTPVISFQPLEAGAVSVVSNYDIRAVAVDHTVPAVGYRVSHGGKTLAYTGDTGPTEEFWRCVDGIDALIVEVSFPDSMEALALTTKHLTSSLLRAELKKIRNLPRRILITHPKPQHRDTIRRELENLAMEEIELLHDGAVFAL, via the coding sequence ATGAAATTACGGGTATTGGGGAGTGCCGGGGCGGAATTTCCCGGCTTCAGACCACCGGCCTTTCTGGTCGATGACCATCTGCTGCTGGATGCGGGCACCATCGGCTCGGTGCTGACGGCTGAGGAACAGTGGGGCATCCGGCATATCTTCATCACCCACGCCCATCTCGATCATATCCGCGCCATTCCGGCCCTGGCCGACAATATCATCGTACAAAACCTGCGCCAGACCGTTTTTGTCCACGCCATCCCCGCTGTCATCGCCGCCATGCGGGAGCATCTCTTCAACGGCGTGATCTGGCCCGACTTCACCAGCTTGCCGGACCGGGACACCCCGGTTATCTCCTTTCAGCCCCTTGAGGCCGGAGCGGTTTCCGTTGTCTCAAATTACGATATACGCGCCGTTGCCGTTGATCACACGGTCCCTGCGGTCGGTTATCGTGTCAGTCACGGTGGGAAAACGCTGGCATATACCGGCGATACCGGCCCGACCGAGGAGTTCTGGCGTTGCGTGGACGGCATCGATGCCCTGATCGTCGAGGTTTCCTTCCCCGACAGCATGGAGGCTTTGGCGCTGACGACCAAACATCTGACCTCGTCTCTGCTGCGCGCCGAACTGAAGAAGATCAGAAACCTGCCCCGCCGTATCCTGATCACCCATCCCAAACCCCAACACCGTGATACCATCCGCAGGGAGCTCGAAAACCTTGCCATGGAGGAGATTGAACTCCTCCATGATGGCGCCGTTTTCGCGCTTTGA
- a CDS encoding YrzE family protein → MSELAFLLLLFGLPAAVGFYMARRRGKNPFLWGVISGIFPFFLVVLHMQHKPLDKKNTP, encoded by the coding sequence ATGAGCGAACTGGCCTTCCTGTTGTTGCTGTTCGGCTTGCCTGCCGCCGTCGGTTTCTATATGGCTCGAAGGCGCGGCAAAAATCCGTTTCTCTGGGGGGTAATATCGGGAATATTCCCCTTTTTCCTGGTGGTTCTTCATATGCAGCATAAGCCGCTGGACAAAAAAAATACCCCTTAG
- a CDS encoding RCKP-type rubredoxin-like domain-containing protein — protein sequence MATWKCVCGFTKEGRCKPQKCEKCGEKGKFVKAE from the coding sequence ATGGCAACCTGGAAATGTGTCTGCGGATTTACCAAGGAAGGGCGTTGCAAACCCCAAAAGTGCGAAAAATGCGGAGAAAAGGGAAAGTTTGTCAAGGCTGAGTAG